Proteins from a single region of Acidovorax sp. NCPPB 3576:
- a CDS encoding STY0301 family protein: MPWSPPILWLLLAAAAGCGVLPAQAAGVCPAQPGQPLRQVEVFDGPVEDLATLVPDIAKERFGRWQLDYVYAAGRTVNVRCHYADGRTVDVALTKKVERCHYRSTPGKRSICAAGSRHGVPPLMRLSHPVPLANCSKRGAVVCPSHRPREALARAGRPSENAHAMLAHPKEKCLAGV, translated from the coding sequence ATGCCGTGGAGTCCGCCCATTCTCTGGCTGCTGCTGGCCGCGGCAGCGGGCTGCGGCGTGCTGCCTGCCCAGGCGGCCGGCGTGTGCCCCGCACAACCCGGCCAGCCCCTGCGGCAGGTGGAGGTGTTCGACGGTCCGGTCGAAGACCTGGCGACCCTGGTGCCCGACATCGCCAAAGAGCGTTTCGGGCGATGGCAACTGGATTACGTGTATGCGGCGGGCCGCACCGTCAACGTGCGGTGCCACTACGCCGACGGGCGCACGGTGGACGTCGCGCTGACCAAGAAAGTGGAGCGCTGCCACTACCGATCGACACCGGGAAAACGCTCGATCTGCGCTGCAGGTAGCCGGCACGGAGTGCCGCCATTGATGCGGCTATCACATCCGGTCCCGCTCGCCAACTGCTCTAAACGAGGGGCTGTGGTTTGCCCGTCGCATCGCCCGCGTGAAGCGCTTGCTAGGGCTGGGCGCCCCTCGGAGAATGCCCATGCCATGCTGGCGCACCCCAAGGAGAAATGTCTTGCGGGGGTGTGA
- a CDS encoding TRAP transporter substrate-binding protein — MNWPVLASAAVMAMAAATPAWAQTPLRAWNTHPDGYPVTEAMKSFISEVEASTKGRYTIKLFSDAVLGDQGKAVTMMKAGEIDLAEFNLGPLAEAAPGLQAFNLPFLFSDAAHMFRYLDGAMGERLSEKLKASGFVVLGWYNGGARSFYCANKPIARREDLAGQRVRVQQSDTYIEMVKLLGATPVVVPYKEVLDGFRNGTIDCAEGNLVSYESTGHYKLAKYMLLDQHTISPEALVVSTKVWNQLSAEDKQAFQKAGRASAVLMRNLWEKRVVSARANVAKEGVQFVTVSDFSPYVRRMAPLYKKYTDNPDVRGDLLTIISNQ, encoded by the coding sequence ATGAATTGGCCGGTGCTTGCATCGGCGGCGGTGATGGCCATGGCTGCGGCAACGCCCGCGTGGGCGCAGACCCCGCTGCGGGCATGGAACACCCACCCGGACGGCTACCCGGTCACCGAAGCGATGAAGAGCTTCATCAGCGAAGTGGAAGCCTCCACCAAGGGCCGCTACACCATCAAGCTGTTTTCCGATGCGGTGCTGGGCGACCAGGGCAAGGCGGTCACCATGATGAAGGCCGGCGAAATCGACCTGGCCGAATTCAACCTGGGCCCGCTGGCCGAGGCCGCGCCGGGCCTGCAGGCGTTCAACCTGCCCTTCCTGTTCAGCGATGCCGCCCACATGTTCCGCTACCTCGATGGCGCCATGGGCGAGCGCCTGTCGGAGAAGCTGAAGGCGTCCGGCTTCGTGGTGCTGGGCTGGTACAACGGCGGCGCGCGCTCGTTCTACTGCGCCAACAAGCCGATCGCCCGGCGCGAAGACCTGGCGGGCCAACGCGTGCGGGTGCAGCAGTCGGACACCTACATCGAAATGGTGAAACTGCTCGGCGCCACGCCGGTGGTCGTTCCGTACAAGGAAGTGCTCGATGGGTTTCGCAACGGCACCATCGATTGCGCGGAAGGCAACCTGGTTTCCTACGAATCGACCGGCCACTACAAGCTCGCCAAGTACATGCTGCTGGACCAGCACACCATCTCGCCCGAGGCGCTGGTGGTATCCACCAAGGTCTGGAACCAGTTGAGCGCGGAAGACAAGCAGGCCTTTCAGAAGGCGGGCAGGGCCTCCGCCGTGCTGATGCGCAACCTGTGGGAAAAGCGTGTCGTCTCGGCCCGCGCCAATGTCGCGAAGGAAGGCGTGCAATTCGTCACCGTGTCCGACTTCTCGCCCTATGTGCGCCGCATGGCGCCGCTGTACAAGAAGTACACGGACAACCCCGATGTGCGGGGTGATCTGCTCACCATCATCTCCAATCAGTAA
- a CDS encoding alpha-2-macroglobulin family protein, whose protein sequence is MHSLRALALAAAMGVAAQAHALSIISFSPQGEVSRVRQAVAKFDGPAVNFGDPKAPAPLTVSCSDAEAGQGTGRWTSEREWVYDFKGDLPPGVRCTAQVKSGFKSASGADLSGTKSYQFNSGGPYVQNIRPGTYQAIDEEQFFVLQLNGPATLASVQANVWCVADGVGERVPVRLIEGAQREGLLASQSLDKTAAKEPLKYVTLACNRRLTSGGRVQLVFGKGVATPSGVGNTVEKRYEYKVREPFAADFRCERENAQSACLPIRPMFLSFNAPVPRKLAEAVRLRSDKETLKPRIDGEGDGDTVVNGVRFDPPFTAQTAFTVQLPKDFKDASGRTLRNADSFPLKVGTGAMPPLAKFAASPFGVVERYAEGPKEPALLPVTLRNVEAALKVQGLEAGKPADGAAPSKVSTLQPSSDADIIGWYRKVRRYDGYLVSRKSARRDVKGALPASLESDSNDYVQSRMVSLLSGQGGVKTLDLPKPVNNDPRPFEVVGIPLPTGFHVVEIASPLLGKSLLDERHGEGRTMYVRTSALVTNLGVHFKLGRENAAAWVTTLDKGQVVAGAKVRVSDCNGRELATGTTNAQGVALFDGLSPEPPSCQGEDGGEQAYFVSARAPGADGSQDMAFTWSDWQRGIEPWRFNVPTSMEPRPDERAHTVFDRTLLRAGETVSMKHLLRTENRKGFGLPDEQPDTLVITHVGSGQQYTQDLTWRKTATGGLSAENTFAVPPAAKLGVYQVQLQGGSHSRNSFESGQFRVEEFRLPVLEGRITPTDKKPLVRVRSVPTDVQVNYVAGGGAANLPVRVSALVRGKSAQWGDFDAFSFTPPSQRGAQSQSHSDDEESAAGQDARVIADKLPLTLDKNGAGKLAIDNVPLARQPQELVLEATYADPSGEVQTLRSTQTLWPAAVVAGIKTEGWVSAAQKIRFQALALGLDGKVQEGVPLQVQAIARITTTSRKRMVGGFYSYDNKTETKDLGTVCTGKSDSRGLLLCETKLEEAGEVELVATARDKDGNTSEAASSVWVTRQGEIWFGGEDHDRIDLLPEKKSYQPGETAKLQVRMPFRQATALVSVEREGIIDTRVVQLTGQDPTVQVKIEEGWGPNVYVSVLALRGRLREVPWYSFFTWGFKAPTEWWSAFWYEGKEYVAPTAMVDLSKPAYRLGVAEIRVGTQAHQIQVKVVADKESYPVRGKAQVTITATLPGGKPAAGAEVALAAVDQALLELMPNTSWNLLDAMLQRRSWGVQTSTAQMEIIGRRHYGRKAVAAGGGGGHSQARELLDTLLLWQPAIQLDANGQAKVTVPLNDALTTFKIVAVADAGTGLFGTGATQIRATQDLQIISGLPPLVREDDQFRAQITLRNTTQAAMKVEVAARATLLQLDKQSVDIPPGESREVAWTVTAPAQLAQTRTEAILWEIEARDTAGANGARDALKATQRIIPAVPLTVQQATLVQVDGSFNLDVNPPADALPGRGGLKMSLQPKLAEGLPGVRDWFANYPFACLEQKTSKAVGLRDGALWQTVVAQLPTYLDSDGLANYFPPQAGSANRGSDTLTAYLLSAAHEASSLHPEFALPDEARAAMERGLTAFVEGRIQREFWSPRKDLDMRKIAAIEALSRYGKASGRMLGSVTIAPNQWPTHTVIDWLNILKRVNDVPQRDQRLAEATQVLKARLSYQGTKLIFSTERDDYWWWLMQNGDVNTARLMLAVMDDPAWKDDMGRLANGFISRQQNGAWHTTTANLWGGLALEKFSAKFEATPVAGVTRAALGSGNASVDWAKVERVKASDATGAAHQTTWFGAPASPGNFKNNSMFLPWSATGGKENLAVTHQGPGKPWLTLQSVAAIQLKAPFAAGYAIKKTITPVEQAVPGKYTRGDVLRVTLEVNASADMTWVALTDPIPGGATILGSGLGRDSEIATQGEKRSGSAWAAFEERSFEAYRSYYEYLPKGTIKAEYTVRLNNVGDFALPPSRVEAMYAPEMFGETPNARVKVEAAAR, encoded by the coding sequence ATGCATTCCCTTCGCGCCCTGGCGCTCGCCGCGGCGATGGGCGTGGCCGCCCAGGCCCACGCCCTGTCCATCATCAGCTTTTCGCCCCAGGGCGAGGTCTCCCGCGTTCGGCAGGCCGTGGCCAAGTTCGATGGCCCGGCGGTCAATTTCGGCGACCCGAAGGCCCCGGCGCCGCTCACCGTGAGCTGCTCTGACGCAGAAGCCGGCCAGGGCACGGGCCGATGGACCAGCGAGCGCGAGTGGGTCTATGACTTCAAGGGCGACCTGCCGCCCGGCGTGCGCTGCACGGCCCAGGTGAAGTCCGGATTCAAATCGGCCTCCGGTGCAGATCTGTCGGGCACGAAGAGCTATCAATTCAATAGCGGTGGCCCCTACGTCCAGAACATCCGCCCCGGCACCTACCAGGCCATCGACGAAGAGCAGTTCTTCGTGCTGCAATTGAATGGCCCGGCCACCCTGGCCAGCGTGCAGGCCAACGTCTGGTGCGTGGCCGACGGCGTGGGCGAGCGCGTTCCGGTGCGCCTGATCGAGGGCGCCCAGCGCGAGGGGCTGCTGGCCTCCCAGAGCCTGGACAAGACGGCCGCCAAGGAGCCGCTCAAATACGTCACCCTGGCCTGCAACCGGCGGCTGACCTCGGGCGGGCGGGTGCAGCTGGTGTTCGGCAAGGGCGTGGCCACGCCGAGCGGAGTCGGCAACACCGTCGAAAAGCGCTACGAATACAAGGTGCGCGAGCCCTTTGCGGCCGATTTTCGCTGCGAGCGCGAAAACGCCCAGTCGGCCTGCCTGCCGATCCGCCCGATGTTCCTGTCGTTCAACGCGCCCGTGCCGCGCAAGCTGGCCGAGGCGGTGCGCCTGCGCTCGGACAAGGAAACGCTCAAGCCCCGGATCGACGGCGAGGGCGATGGCGACACCGTGGTGAACGGCGTGCGCTTCGATCCGCCCTTCACGGCGCAGACGGCTTTCACGGTGCAACTGCCCAAGGACTTCAAGGACGCCTCGGGCCGCACCCTGCGCAACGCCGACAGCTTCCCGCTCAAGGTGGGCACGGGCGCGATGCCGCCGCTGGCCAAGTTCGCCGCCTCGCCCTTCGGCGTGGTCGAGCGCTATGCCGAAGGCCCCAAGGAGCCCGCGTTGCTGCCCGTGACCTTGCGCAATGTCGAGGCCGCGCTCAAGGTCCAGGGCCTGGAAGCCGGCAAGCCCGCCGATGGCGCGGCCCCCTCCAAGGTGAGCACCCTGCAGCCCAGCAGCGATGCCGACATCATTGGCTGGTATCGCAAGGTGCGCCGCTACGACGGCTACCTGGTGAGCCGCAAGAGCGCCCGCCGCGACGTGAAGGGCGCTCTGCCCGCTTCACTGGAGAGCGACAGCAACGACTACGTGCAGTCGCGCATGGTCTCGCTGCTGTCGGGCCAGGGCGGCGTGAAGACGCTGGACCTGCCCAAGCCGGTCAACAACGACCCGCGGCCCTTCGAGGTGGTGGGCATTCCGCTGCCCACGGGCTTCCATGTGGTCGAAATCGCCTCGCCGCTGCTGGGCAAATCGCTGCTGGATGAACGCCACGGCGAAGGCCGCACCATGTACGTGCGCACTTCGGCCCTGGTGACCAATCTGGGCGTTCACTTCAAGCTGGGCCGCGAAAACGCGGCCGCCTGGGTGACCACACTGGACAAGGGGCAGGTGGTGGCAGGCGCCAAGGTGCGCGTGTCCGACTGCAACGGCCGCGAACTGGCCACGGGCACCACCAACGCGCAGGGCGTGGCCCTGTTCGACGGTCTCTCGCCCGAGCCGCCGTCCTGCCAGGGCGAAGACGGCGGTGAACAGGCCTATTTCGTGAGCGCACGTGCCCCGGGCGCGGATGGCTCGCAGGACATGGCCTTCACCTGGAGCGACTGGCAGCGCGGCATCGAGCCCTGGCGCTTCAACGTGCCCACCAGCATGGAACCCCGCCCCGACGAGCGCGCTCACACCGTGTTCGACCGCACGCTGCTGCGCGCCGGCGAAACCGTGTCGATGAAGCATCTGCTGCGCACCGAGAACCGCAAGGGCTTCGGCCTGCCGGACGAGCAGCCCGACACCCTGGTCATCACCCACGTGGGCAGCGGCCAGCAGTACACCCAGGACCTCACCTGGCGCAAGACCGCCACGGGTGGCCTGAGCGCAGAGAACACCTTCGCCGTGCCCCCCGCCGCCAAGCTCGGCGTGTACCAGGTGCAACTGCAGGGTGGTTCGCACAGCCGCAACAGCTTCGAGTCGGGCCAGTTCCGGGTCGAGGAGTTCCGCCTGCCCGTGCTGGAAGGCCGCATCACGCCCACCGACAAGAAACCGTTGGTGCGTGTGCGTTCGGTGCCCACCGACGTTCAGGTCAACTATGTGGCCGGTGGCGGCGCCGCCAACCTGCCGGTGCGCGTGTCGGCACTGGTGCGCGGCAAGTCCGCCCAGTGGGGTGATTTCGACGCCTTCAGCTTCACGCCGCCGAGCCAGCGCGGCGCGCAGTCGCAAAGCCACAGCGACGACGAGGAGTCCGCCGCCGGCCAGGACGCCCGGGTGATCGCCGACAAGCTGCCCCTCACCCTCGACAAGAACGGCGCCGGCAAGCTGGCCATCGACAACGTGCCCCTGGCCCGCCAGCCGCAGGAGCTGGTGCTGGAGGCCACCTACGCCGACCCGAGCGGCGAGGTGCAGACGCTGCGCAGCACGCAGACCCTGTGGCCCGCCGCCGTGGTGGCCGGCATCAAGACCGAAGGCTGGGTTTCCGCCGCGCAGAAGATCCGCTTCCAGGCGCTCGCGCTGGGGCTGGACGGCAAGGTACAGGAGGGCGTGCCGCTGCAGGTGCAGGCCATCGCCCGCATCACCACCACCAGCCGCAAGCGCATGGTGGGCGGCTTCTACAGCTACGACAACAAGACCGAGACGAAAGACCTGGGCACCGTGTGCACCGGCAAGAGCGATTCGCGCGGCCTGCTGCTGTGCGAGACCAAGCTCGAAGAAGCCGGCGAAGTGGAGCTGGTGGCCACCGCGCGCGACAAGGACGGCAACACCTCCGAGGCGGCCTCGTCCGTCTGGGTCACGCGCCAGGGCGAGATCTGGTTCGGCGGCGAAGACCACGACCGCATCGACCTGCTGCCCGAAAAGAAAAGCTACCAGCCCGGCGAGACCGCCAAGCTGCAGGTGCGCATGCCTTTCCGCCAGGCCACGGCGCTGGTGAGCGTGGAGCGCGAGGGCATCATCGACACGCGCGTGGTGCAGCTCACCGGGCAGGACCCGACCGTGCAGGTCAAGATCGAGGAGGGCTGGGGCCCCAACGTCTATGTGAGCGTGCTGGCCCTGCGCGGCCGGCTGCGCGAGGTGCCGTGGTATAGCTTCTTCACCTGGGGCTTCAAGGCGCCGACCGAGTGGTGGAGCGCCTTCTGGTACGAAGGCAAGGAATACGTCGCGCCCACCGCCATGGTCGATCTGTCCAAGCCCGCCTACCGCCTGGGCGTGGCCGAGATCCGCGTGGGCACGCAGGCCCACCAGATCCAGGTGAAGGTGGTGGCCGACAAGGAAAGCTACCCCGTGCGCGGCAAGGCGCAGGTCACCATCACGGCCACGCTGCCCGGCGGCAAGCCCGCCGCTGGCGCCGAAGTGGCCCTGGCCGCCGTGGACCAGGCGCTGCTGGAGCTGATGCCCAACACCAGCTGGAACCTGCTCGATGCCATGCTGCAGCGCCGCTCCTGGGGCGTGCAGACCTCCACTGCGCAGATGGAAATCATCGGCCGGCGCCATTACGGCCGCAAGGCCGTGGCCGCGGGCGGCGGGGGCGGCCACAGCCAGGCGCGCGAACTGCTCGACACGCTGCTGCTGTGGCAGCCGGCGATCCAGCTCGATGCCAACGGCCAGGCCAAGGTGACCGTGCCGCTCAACGATGCGCTGACCACTTTCAAGATCGTGGCCGTCGCCGATGCGGGCACGGGCCTGTTCGGCACCGGCGCGACCCAGATCCGCGCCACGCAGGACCTGCAGATCATCAGCGGCCTGCCGCCGCTGGTGCGCGAGGACGACCAGTTCCGCGCCCAGATCACCCTGCGCAACACCACGCAGGCCGCGATGAAGGTCGAAGTGGCCGCCCGCGCCACCCTGCTGCAGCTGGACAAGCAAAGCGTGGACATCCCGCCCGGCGAATCCCGCGAGGTGGCCTGGACCGTGACCGCCCCCGCGCAACTGGCGCAGACGCGCACCGAGGCCATCCTGTGGGAGATCGAGGCCCGCGACACGGCCGGCGCGAACGGCGCGCGCGACGCGCTCAAGGCCACCCAGCGCATCATCCCCGCGGTGCCGCTCACGGTGCAGCAGGCCACGCTGGTGCAGGTGGACGGCAGCTTCAACCTGGACGTGAACCCGCCGGCGGATGCGCTGCCGGGCCGCGGCGGGCTGAAGATGTCGCTGCAGCCCAAGCTGGCCGAAGGCCTGCCGGGCGTGCGCGACTGGTTCGCCAACTACCCCTTCGCCTGCCTGGAGCAAAAGACCAGCAAGGCCGTGGGCCTGCGCGATGGCGCCCTCTGGCAGACCGTGGTGGCGCAGTTGCCCACCTACCTGGACAGCGACGGTCTGGCCAACTACTTCCCGCCGCAGGCCGGCAGCGCCAACCGGGGCAGCGACACGCTCACCGCCTACCTGCTGTCGGCGGCGCACGAGGCTTCCAGCCTGCACCCCGAGTTCGCCTTGCCGGACGAAGCCCGCGCCGCCATGGAGCGCGGCCTGACCGCGTTCGTGGAAGGGCGCATCCAGCGGGAGTTCTGGAGCCCGCGCAAGGACCTGGACATGCGCAAGATCGCGGCCATCGAGGCGCTGTCGCGCTATGGCAAGGCCTCCGGCCGCATGCTGGGCAGCGTCACCATCGCGCCCAACCAGTGGCCCACGCACACGGTGATCGACTGGCTGAACATCCTCAAGCGCGTGAACGACGTGCCCCAGCGCGACCAGCGGCTGGCCGAGGCCACGCAGGTGTTGAAGGCCCGCCTGAGCTACCAGGGCACCAAGCTCATCTTCAGCACCGAGCGCGACGACTACTGGTGGTGGCTGATGCAGAACGGCGACGTCAACACCGCCCGCCTCATGCTCGCGGTGATGGACGACCCGGCCTGGAAGGACGACATGGGACGCCTGGCCAACGGCTTCATCAGCCGCCAGCAAAACGGCGCATGGCACACCACCACCGCCAACCTGTGGGGCGGCCTGGCGCTGGAGAAATTCAGCGCCAAGTTCGAGGCCACGCCCGTTGCCGGCGTCACCCGAGCGGCCCTGGGCAGTGGCAACGCCAGCGTGGACTGGGCGAAGGTCGAGCGCGTGAAGGCGAGCGACGCCACGGGCGCGGCGCACCAGACCACCTGGTTCGGCGCACCCGCATCGCCCGGCAACTTCAAGAACAACAGCATGTTCCTGCCCTGGTCGGCCACGGGCGGCAAGGAGAACCTGGCGGTCACCCATCAAGGCCCTGGCAAGCCGTGGCTCACGCTGCAGTCGGTCGCGGCCATCCAGCTCAAGGCGCCGTTCGCGGCCGGCTACGCCATCAAGAAGACCATCACCCCGGTCGAGCAGGCCGTGCCCGGCAAATACACGCGCGGCGACGTGCTGCGCGTGACGCTGGAGGTGAACGCCAGCGCCGACATGACCTGGGTCGCGCTGACCGACCCGATCCCCGGCGGCGCCACCATCCTGGGCAGCGGCCTGGGGCGCGATTCCGAGATCGCCACGCAGGGCGAGAAGCGCTCGGGCAGCGCCTGGGCGGCCTTCGAGGAGCGCAGCTTCGAGGCCTACCGCAGCTACTACGAGTACCTGCCCAAGGGCACGATCAAGGCGGAGTACACCGTGCGGCTGAACAACGTGGGCGACTTCGCATTGCCCCCGAGCCGCGTGGAAGCCATGTACGCGCCCGAGATGTTCGGCGAGACGCCGAACGCCCGGGTGAAGGTGGAAGCCGCTGCCCGTTGA
- a CDS encoding tetratricopeptide repeat protein → MSSVFQAPAAPVPFWRRLNQFFAFPLQRKPLFYCTVLAVCSMLFGVLFFLPDVLAVLLVEVGILLAASRYGFKVVAMGSRGLQRAEDFPDRLDDEWTALPWKLFGILLVQGIVVGWLQRVSTGLAELAWLAVSFLLPATMILLVQTGSLFASLNPVAAWSVVRIIGWPYVLLCFFLFLLSQGAAIALTLLMPLFKGWLLLPLGNWLFIYFGWVMCSLLGYAMYQNHEAFGIDLLPGGGLDEDAPPDRRTPRQIAQEATDALVAQQITDGDLAGALGTAYEDQRMHGDELPAQRRYHRVLALTDKTDTLLLHAQRFIPLLLNSGQTTEALKAFLACRERDAQFVIADAGHTLALATTAWNGGDAKQAIALLGGFDRRFKGHALVPKAYELVARVLLQGMNRPDMALKVLATLQARHADSPSVAEVQWLLRAHLPQPVAAGGEAPSTP, encoded by the coding sequence ATGTCCTCCGTCTTCCAGGCCCCCGCGGCCCCCGTGCCGTTCTGGCGCCGGCTCAACCAGTTCTTCGCCTTTCCCTTGCAGCGCAAGCCGCTGTTCTACTGCACCGTGCTGGCCGTGTGCAGCATGTTGTTCGGCGTGCTGTTTTTCCTGCCGGACGTTCTGGCCGTGCTGCTGGTCGAGGTCGGCATTTTGCTGGCCGCCTCGCGCTACGGGTTCAAGGTGGTGGCGATGGGCTCGCGCGGCCTGCAGCGGGCCGAGGACTTTCCCGATCGGCTCGATGACGAATGGACCGCCCTGCCCTGGAAACTGTTCGGCATCCTGCTCGTCCAGGGCATCGTGGTGGGCTGGCTGCAGCGGGTCAGCACCGGCCTGGCGGAACTCGCCTGGCTGGCCGTGAGCTTTCTGCTGCCCGCCACGATGATCCTGCTGGTGCAGACGGGCAGCCTGTTCGCGTCGCTGAACCCCGTTGCCGCCTGGAGCGTGGTGCGAATCATCGGCTGGCCCTATGTGCTGCTGTGCTTTTTCCTGTTTTTGCTCAGCCAGGGCGCGGCCATTGCGCTGACGCTGCTGATGCCGCTGTTCAAGGGCTGGCTCCTGCTGCCGCTGGGCAACTGGCTGTTCATCTACTTCGGCTGGGTGATGTGCAGCCTGCTGGGCTACGCCATGTACCAGAACCACGAGGCGTTCGGCATCGACCTGCTGCCCGGCGGCGGGCTGGACGAAGATGCCCCGCCCGACCGGCGCACGCCCCGGCAGATCGCGCAGGAGGCGACCGATGCGCTGGTGGCCCAGCAGATCACCGACGGCGACCTGGCCGGCGCGCTGGGCACGGCCTACGAAGACCAGCGCATGCATGGGGACGAATTGCCCGCCCAGCGCCGCTACCACCGCGTGCTGGCGCTGACCGACAAGACCGACACCCTGCTGCTGCATGCCCAGCGCTTCATTCCGCTGCTGCTGAACTCGGGCCAGACGACCGAGGCGCTCAAGGCGTTTCTCGCCTGCCGCGAGCGCGACGCCCAGTTCGTGATCGCGGACGCGGGCCACACACTGGCCCTGGCCACCACGGCATGGAACGGCGGCGATGCGAAGCAGGCCATCGCGCTGCTGGGCGGGTTCGACCGGCGCTTCAAGGGGCATGCGCTGGTGCCCAAGGCCTACGAACTGGTCGCGCGCGTGCTGCTGCAGGGCATGAACCGCCCCGACATGGCCCTCAAGGTGCTGGCGACCCTACAGGCGCGGCATGCGGACAGCCCGTCGGTGGCGGAGGTGCAATGGCTGCTGCGCGCCCATTTGCC
- a CDS encoding SGNH/GDSL hydrolase family protein: MHSLRAFPTRSLVTLALACAGLAAQATPADSTAPSVAATSPSAYARWQSSMDAFAAADKERLPQAGGVLFVGSSTIRFWTDVAEDFRQLPVVINRGFGGSTMADCNHFVKNLVLQYRPRHVMVYAGDNDLAEGRSPEQILESFRSFVETVRAELPDTRISYISIKPSPSRVALMPKMQQANALLAQYVRTVPNSDYIDVFSAMLDASGTPRAELFGPDRLHMNDAGYDLWRTVIGAFVSPVPTMQAGAASPITTAAVPAATVASGKTAGTPALVRVSAGR; the protein is encoded by the coding sequence ATGCATTCTCTTCGGGCTTTCCCGACGCGTTCCCTTGTGACCCTGGCCCTCGCCTGTGCCGGCCTCGCCGCCCAGGCGACGCCCGCCGACTCTACCGCGCCGTCGGTAGCGGCCACGTCCCCCTCGGCTTACGCGCGGTGGCAGTCCAGCATGGACGCCTTCGCCGCCGCGGACAAGGAGCGGCTCCCGCAGGCCGGCGGCGTCCTTTTCGTCGGAAGCTCGACCATCCGTTTCTGGACCGACGTGGCGGAGGATTTCCGCCAGTTGCCCGTGGTGATCAACCGCGGTTTCGGCGGCTCCACCATGGCGGACTGCAACCATTTCGTGAAAAACCTGGTGCTCCAGTACCGCCCACGCCATGTGATGGTCTATGCCGGCGACAACGATCTCGCCGAAGGGCGCTCGCCCGAGCAAATTCTGGAGAGCTTCCGTTCGTTCGTGGAAACCGTGCGCGCCGAACTCCCCGACACGCGCATCAGCTACATCTCCATCAAGCCCAGCCCCTCGCGCGTGGCGCTCATGCCGAAAATGCAGCAGGCCAACGCCCTGCTGGCGCAATACGTGCGCACCGTGCCCAACAGCGATTACATCGACGTCTTCTCGGCCATGCTGGATGCCTCCGGCACGCCCCGTGCGGAGTTGTTCGGCCCCGATCGCCTGCACATGAACGATGCCGGCTACGACCTGTGGCGCACGGTGATCGGCGCGTTCGTGTCGCCGGTCCCCACGATGCAGGCGGGCGCTGCCTCGCCCATCACCACCGCCGCCGTGCCCGCCGCCACGGTGGCCAGTGGCAAAACCGCGGGCACCCCCGCGCTGGTGCGGGTGAGCGCCGGTCGCTGA
- a CDS encoding OpgC domain-containing protein, which translates to MPPPSSTRRWEIDAIRGLMLALMTVTHLPTRLTQPLGQPFGFVSAAEGFVLLSAYMAGMVYGRLAWRKTVADMRQAFWRRALKIYGCQAATLLFLFTVIAFIGIRVDEPAIKGMMTFYLLHPLEALVGGLLLVYEPPLLDILPLYVLFMLASPWLMTFALRRGWAPIMAGSVLLWLLAQFGLSRWFYDGFAAVLPMPIPFTETGAFVMWSWQFLWVLGLWMGASRNDPDAPPFEFPRWSLWVAGAIAVVCMAWRHAVGQVPFGDANPQLNLLFDKWALGPLRLIDLMALTVLTIRFGPTLAARLPRQRWLETLGAASLPVFCAHLIVVLLTLVFMGADYERPWPQDIALLIVCFATLYAVARVTLWVDKPPNDDGRPVQTVAPVAPSAPTAAAAANQAL; encoded by the coding sequence ATGCCACCCCCCTCTTCCACCCGCCGCTGGGAAATCGATGCCATCCGGGGCCTGATGCTCGCCCTGATGACCGTCACACACCTGCCCACCCGGCTCACGCAGCCGCTCGGGCAGCCGTTCGGCTTCGTCTCGGCGGCCGAGGGTTTCGTGCTGCTCTCGGCGTACATGGCGGGCATGGTCTATGGGCGGCTGGCCTGGCGCAAGACGGTGGCGGACATGCGCCAGGCCTTCTGGCGCCGCGCCCTCAAGATCTACGGCTGCCAGGCGGCCACGCTGCTGTTCCTGTTCACGGTGATCGCCTTCATCGGCATCCGCGTGGACGAGCCCGCCATCAAGGGCATGATGACTTTCTACCTGCTGCACCCGCTGGAGGCCCTGGTGGGCGGGCTGCTGCTGGTGTATGAGCCGCCGCTGCTGGACATCCTGCCGCTGTACGTGCTGTTCATGCTGGCCAGCCCCTGGCTGATGACGTTCGCGCTGCGGCGCGGCTGGGCGCCGATCATGGCCGGCAGCGTGCTGTTGTGGCTGCTGGCGCAGTTCGGGCTGTCGCGCTGGTTCTACGACGGCTTCGCGGCGGTGCTGCCGATGCCGATTCCCTTCACCGAAACCGGCGCCTTCGTGATGTGGAGCTGGCAGTTCCTGTGGGTGCTGGGCCTGTGGATGGGCGCGAGCCGCAACGACCCCGACGCACCGCCGTTCGAGTTCCCGCGCTGGTCTCTGTGGGTGGCTGGCGCCATCGCCGTGGTGTGCATGGCGTGGCGGCATGCCGTCGGCCAGGTGCCGTTCGGGGATGCGAACCCGCAGCTCAACCTGCTGTTCGACAAATGGGCGCTGGGGCCGCTGCGGCTGATCGACCTGATGGCCCTCACGGTGCTGACCATCCGCTTCGGGCCGACGCTGGCCGCCAGACTGCCGCGCCAGCGCTGGCTGGAGACCCTGGGCGCGGCCTCGCTGCCCGTGTTCTGCGCCCACCTGATCGTGGTGCTGCTCACGCTGGTGTTCATGGGTGCGGACTACGAGCGTCCCTGGCCGCAGGACATCGCCCTGCTGATCGTGTGTTTCGCCACCCTGTACGCCGTGGCCCGCGTGACCCTGTGGGTGGACAAGCCGCCCAACGACGATGGCCGACCGGTGCAGACCGTGGCCCCTGTTGCGCCTTCGGCCCCCACAGCCGCCGCAGCGGCCAATCAGGCGCTGTAG